In the genome of Phragmitibacter flavus, the window GAGAGCATTTGCAAGGAATTCGAGAGACGAAGCGGTGTTCCTACCAGATTGTTCAGTGCGACGACCGGGGAGATCATGGCAAAACTCGCAGCGGAGGAGTTCCGTCCCCAAGCTGACGTGGTGATCCTCGCGGGGCAGACAGCGGCGGAGGTGCTTCGAGAGCAGGAGCTACTGGCTCCATTACCAGAGGGTGATTATTTGAAGATGAACCCGGCCTGGAACGATCCAGATGGGTTTTATGCTGCCACGGGTGCTTGTGCGCTGGGCGTGGCGGTGCCTATGGACCGCAAGGATGTGACGCTCGACTGGCCTGCTATTTTTGATGGTGCCATTGAGGGAAAGTTTATCATGCCCTCACCATCGCAGTCGGGTTCCAGCGCGGAGTTCGTAGTGAGCTTTCACCTGAATTCGCCGGAGCTGTTCTGGAACGGCATGAGGGGCTTGAAGAAACGCGGTTTGCAGGTTTCCGGGCCGAACAACCAGGCACTGACGAGTCTGATTCTCGGGGCACATGAGGGTGTGATGGGGGCGGCGGATTATTTGGTGTTCCGCCAGATGGAGAAGGGTGAGCCGTTGGCGATGCACTTTCCACCGTCGGGTTGTCCGTTAAGCTTGCGGCCCATTTGCATCCTGGCATCAAGCCGCAATCTGGCGGCGGCGGAGGATTTTGTGGAATTCTGTTTCACCAAGGAGGTGCAGTCCATGATCGCAGCGATGCATCTGCTGCCCGCTGATCCGGAGGTCGAGTTGAGTGAGCAACGCCGGTCTGCCCCGGAGCTTCGTCCGCTGTTGGTGGATGTGCGGGAGGCGCGCAAGGCGCAACAAAAGGCGCTGCACCAGTTTCGTTATGAGATCGAGAAAGGAGTCAGATAAGCACGGCATGAGTCATCGTATTTCTGCTTCAAAGCCGTTGGGGAAAACCCGCCCACGTCTGGCTTGGCCGGTGATGGGAGGCTTGATAGTGGTGGGCATCACGGTCGGTTATCCCTTGCTGATGCTGCTGTTGCAAAGCGTGTTCCCCAATCTGATGCGCGGCAGCCTGGAAGGGATGTTCAGACCCTACGCGGAGCTGTGGGCGATGGAAGGGCTGTCACAAATGTGGGTGAACTCACTGGCTTGCGGGGCTTCGGCCACGCTGCTGGCCTGGGTGCTGGGGACGTCGGCGGGATGGTTGCTGGCACGCACAGATATTCCGGGGAAGACATGGCTGCGGGTGTCGCTGTTGATTCCGGTGATGTCGCCGGCTTACTTGTTGGCGCTGGCTTATGTGCTGATCTTCCAACCAAACGGATTGTCCGAAGCATGGGGAATACCCGCGCCTGATTGGATGAAGTCGGCTTTTTTTAGCTTTGGCGGCGTGGTGATGATCATGACGCTGACCACGTTTGGAGCGGTGGCACTGTTGGTGGAGTCGGCGCTACTTGGCATCTCCACTCGAATGGAAGATGCGGCGCAATGCATGGGCACTCCTCCATGGAGAACTTTTCGTTCGATCACATTGCCGCTGTTGCTACCAGCGTTGATCAATGCGGGTATCCTGGTGTTTATTGATTCGGTTTCGAACTTTGGCATTGCGGCAATCCTTGCCCCAAGGGCGAATCTGCCTTTGCTACCTGAAGTGATTTACGAGCAGTTGACCACATGGCCGGTAAACCTGCCGCTGGGCAGCGCACTGTCGACCATCCTGGCGGTCACGGCGATGGGGATGGTGTTCATCAGCCAGCAGTTTCTGGCCACGCGGGCATCGGTGAACGGGCGCATCCCGGCGATGCGGCTGACACCGTTGAAGACGCGCGGCAAAGGATTGGGATGGCTGTTTTTTGGAGTGCTGTTTTTGTTGAGTTCGGCACTGCCGGTGGCTGCGGTGGTGTATATGAGCCTGATCGGCAAGTGGCACGGTGGATCGCCCGCGTTCACGCTGGAGCACTACGCAAACCTGTTCAAGGAAGGATCGTCGGGATGGCAGGCACTGAGCACGAGCCTGTTGCTGAGTCTGGTGGCCGCTACTTTGTGTGTGGTGGTGGGATCGATGGTGGCGTATGCGCTGGCGCGGCATCGGGGGAGATTGGTGGCGTTTCTGGATCAACTGGCAGTGCTGCCGCGTATTGTTCCCAATCTGGTGGTAGCCGTGGCGTTGATCCTGGCTTGGAATGTGCCATGGAGCCCGCTGCCCATTTACGGCACGGTTGGTATCTTGTTGCTGGCCTATGTGGCGCTCTATCAAGCCACGGCGCTGAGGTTCGCAGATGCAGCCATGCACCAGATCACGCCGAAGCTGGAGCAGGCGGCGGCGTGCCTTGGGGTGTCGCGGTGGCGCATCCTGTGGGGAATCATTTTGCCGATGATGCGACCAAGTCTTTTTGTGGCCTGGATTACCATCGTTATCATGTGTCTGCGGGATTGGGTGGCTTCCATCATGCTACTGCCGCCGGGTGTGCAGACAGTGGGCAGTTTTATCTTCAACCAGTTTGAGCAAGGCGATTTCGCTCAGGCGATGGCGATGACGGTCTCCACGGTGGTGTTGAGCACAGTGCTGCTGGTTGTCACTAATTTGAACTTCTATCGCAAGGTTTTCTAAACTAAAAGAATCATCATCAACACACGCTCCTCACTCCTTTTCCCTCCAAGCTCCGTAAAATCATGATCTCCATCTCATCCGTTATTCTTGGCATTTTGTTATTCTGCCTGTTGGTGGCAGCCGCCGTGTATTTTCTAGGACTGCGACCCGCGCGAATCGTGGAGCAATGGGCTGCGGGTTTGAGCAATGGAGGGCATTTTCCGAAGAAACCCATTGTGAACGGCCTTTATTGGCTGCTGCCGGTGCATCGGGAGTTGCAGGCGGTGGCGGACAAAATCGAAGGGCTGCAGAAGCAAGTTCAGGAGGCAAGGTCGGGGATTTCTGATGAGGCGTTTCTCAAACATTGTGTGCTGGCCAGCCTTTTGGAGGGGGTGATGGTGGTGGATGCGCATGGAGT includes:
- a CDS encoding extracellular solute-binding protein — its product is MQAFLKRTFGRKRAAWLLLGASVIVLASCGERPAKNELVVYSAGPREMAESICKEFERRSGVPTRLFSATTGEIMAKLAAEEFRPQADVVILAGQTAAEVLREQELLAPLPEGDYLKMNPAWNDPDGFYAATGACALGVAVPMDRKDVTLDWPAIFDGAIEGKFIMPSPSQSGSSAEFVVSFHLNSPELFWNGMRGLKKRGLQVSGPNNQALTSLILGAHEGVMGAADYLVFRQMEKGEPLAMHFPPSGCPLSLRPICILASSRNLAAAEDFVEFCFTKEVQSMIAAMHLLPADPEVELSEQRRSAPELRPLLVDVREARKAQQKALHQFRYEIEKGVR
- a CDS encoding ABC transporter permease, yielding MGKTRPRLAWPVMGGLIVVGITVGYPLLMLLLQSVFPNLMRGSLEGMFRPYAELWAMEGLSQMWVNSLACGASATLLAWVLGTSAGWLLARTDIPGKTWLRVSLLIPVMSPAYLLALAYVLIFQPNGLSEAWGIPAPDWMKSAFFSFGGVVMIMTLTTFGAVALLVESALLGISTRMEDAAQCMGTPPWRTFRSITLPLLLPALINAGILVFIDSVSNFGIAAILAPRANLPLLPEVIYEQLTTWPVNLPLGSALSTILAVTAMGMVFISQQFLATRASVNGRIPAMRLTPLKTRGKGLGWLFFGVLFLLSSALPVAAVVYMSLIGKWHGGSPAFTLEHYANLFKEGSSGWQALSTSLLLSLVAATLCVVVGSMVAYALARHRGRLVAFLDQLAVLPRIVPNLVVAVALILAWNVPWSPLPIYGTVGILLLAYVALYQATALRFADAAMHQITPKLEQAAACLGVSRWRILWGIILPMMRPSLFVAWITIVIMCLRDWVASIMLLPPGVQTVGSFIFNQFEQGDFAQAMAMTVSTVVLSTVLLVVTNLNFYRKVF